In Cynocephalus volans isolate mCynVol1 chromosome 13, mCynVol1.pri, whole genome shotgun sequence, a genomic segment contains:
- the MBD1 gene encoding methyl-CpG-binding domain protein 1 isoform X15 gives MAEDWLDCPALGPGWKRREVFRKSGATCGRSDTYYQSPTGDKIRSKVELTRYLGPACDLTLFDFKQGILCYPAPKAHSLVVPSKKRKKPSRPAKTRKRQVGSQKGEVKKDAPGDDTKADTDTAPASFPEPRCCENCGISFSGDGTRRQRLKTLCKDCRAQRIAFNREQRMFKRVGCGECAACQVTEDCGACPTCLLQLPRDVASGLFCKCERRRCLRIVERSRGCGVCRGCQTQEDCGRCQVCLRPPRPGLRRQWRCVQRRCLRGKHGRRRGGCDSKMAAQRRPRAQPLPPLPPSQPPEPTELQPYTNRRQNRKCGDCAACLRRTDCGRCDFCCDKPKFGGSNQKRQKCRWRQCLQFAMKRLLPSVCSESEDGAGSPPPCPRRKRPGSARRPHLGPTLKPPLATRTTRPGCAKAPMKQEAGGGFVLPPPGTDLVFLREGASSPVQVPGPAASSKEALLQEAQCSGLSWVVALPQVKQEKADALEEWTPGTAILTSPVLLPGCPSKAVDPGLPPVKQEPPDPEEDKKENKDDAASESAPEEEAGGAGTPVITEIFSLGGTRFRDTAVWLPSLQGRQSGREDGCKVWETKDTLEPTSTSWNPRGWPGTHVSLSPPPASVMWVSCRRSWCPSSQS, from the exons ATGGCTGAGGACTGGCTGGACTGCCCAGCCCTGGGCCCTGGCTGGAAGCGCCGAGAGGTCTTTCGCAAGTCAGGGGCCACCTGCGGGCGCTCAGACACCTATTACCAGAG CCCCACAGGAGACAAGATCCGAAGCAAAGTTGAGTTGACCCGGTACCTGGGCCCTGCGTGTGACCTCACTCTCTTTGACTTCAAACAAGGCATCTTGTGCTATCCAGCCCCAAAG GCCCATTCCTTGGTCGTCCCCAGCAAGAAGCGAAAGAAGCCTTCGAGGCCAGCCAAGACACGGAAACGTCAGGTTGGATCCCAGAAGGGTGAGGTCAAGAAGGATGCGCCGGGGGATGATACCAAAGCTGACACTGACACAGCTCCAGCTTCATTCCCTGAGCCTAG GTGCTGTGAGAACTGTGGAATCAGCTTCTCAGGCGATGGTACCCGAAGGCAGCGGCTCAAGACATTGTGCAAGGACTGCCGAG cacAGAGAATTGCCTTCAACCGGGAGCAGAGGATGTTTAAG CGTGTGGGCTGTGGAGAGTGTGCAGCCTGCCAGGTAACTGAAGACTGTGGGgcctgccccacctgcctgctGCAGCTGCCCCGTGATGTAGCCTCGGGGCTATTCTGCAAGTGTGAGCGGAGACGCTGCCTCCGGATTGTGGAAAGG AGCCGAGGGTGCGGAGTGTGCCGGGGCTGTCAGACCCAAGAGGACTGTGGCCGTTGCCAAGTCTGCCTTCGCCCTCCCCGCCCTGGTCTCAGGCGTCAGTGGAGATGTGTCCAGCGGCGCTGCCTACGG GGTAAACATGGTCGCCGTAGGGGAGGCTGTGACTCCAAAATGGCTGCCCAACGACGTCCCCGAGCTCAGCCACTGCCTCCGCTTCCCCCATCACAGCCCCCAGAGCCCACAGAGCTG CAGCCCTACACGAACCGCCGGCAGAACCGCAAGTGCGGGGACTGTGCAGCCTGCCTACGGCGGACGGACTGTGGCCGCTGCGACTTCTGCTGCGACAAGCCCAAATTCGGGGGCAGCAACCAGAAGCGCCAGAAGTGTCGTTGGCGCCAGTGCCTGCAGTTTGCCATG AAGCGGCTGCTGCCCAGTGTCTGTTCAGAGTCCGAAGATGGGGCAGGATCACCCCCACCTTGCCCTCGTCGAAAGAGGCCTGGCTCTGCTCGACGGCCCCATCTGGGCCCCACCCTGAAGCCCCCCTTGGCTACACGCACAACCCGACCAGGCTGTGCCAAGGCTCCAATGAAACAGGAAGCAGGTGGTGGCTTTGTGCTGCCCCCACCTGGCACCGACCTTGTGTTTTTACGGGAGGGCGCAAGTAGTCCTGTGCAGGTGCCAGGCCCTGCTGCATCTTCCAAAGAAGCCCTATTGCAG GAGGCCCAGTGCTCTGGCCTGAGTTGGGTTGTGGCCTTACCCCAGGTGAAGCAAGAGAAGGCGGATGCCCTGGAAGAGTGGACACCGGGCACAGCCATCCTGACTTCTCCTGTATTGCTGCCTGGCTGCCCTAGCAAG GCAGTAGACCCAGGCCTGCCACCTGTGAAGCAAGAGCCACCTGACCCTGAGGAGGATAAGAAGGAGAACAAGGATGACGCTGCCTCTGAATCGGCcccagaggaggaggcaggaggggctggCACGCCTGTG ATCACGGAGATTTTCAGCCTGGGTGGAACCCGCTTCCGGGACACAGCAGTCTGGTTGCCAAG TCTGCAGGGCAGGCAGTCGGGAAGGGAAGATGGATGTAAAGTGTGGGAGACCAAGGACACATTGGAGCCCACGAGCACGAGCTGGAACCCACGAGGATGGCCTGGAACCCATGTCAGTCTCTCACCACCTCCAGCTTCGGTGATGTGGGTGTCCTGCAGAAGAAGCTGGTGCCCTTCCTCACAGAGTTAA
- the MBD1 gene encoding methyl-CpG-binding domain protein 1 isoform X19: MAEDWLDCPALGPGWKRREVFRKSGATCGRSDTYYQSPTGDKIRSKVELTRYLGPACDLTLFDFKQGILCYPAPKAHSLVVPSKKRKKPSRPAKTRKRQVGSQKGEVKKDAPGDDTKADTDTAPASFPEPRCCENCGISFSGDGTRRQRLKTLCKDCRAQRIAFNREQRMFKRVGCGECAACQVTEDCGACPTCLLQLPRDVASGLFCKCERRRCLRIVERSRGCGVCRGCQTQEDCGRCQVCLRPPRPGLRRQWRCVQRRCLRHLARRLRRRHQRCQRRPPLAVAPPAGKHGRRRGGCDSKMAAQRRPRAQPLPPLPPSQPPEPTELHPRVLAPSPPAEFIYYCVDEDELKRLLPSVCSESEDGAGSPPPCPRRKRPGSARRPHLGPTLKPPLATRTTRPGCAKAPMKQEAGGGFVLPPPGTDLVFLREGASSPVQVPGPAASSKEALLQEAQCSGLSWVVALPQVKQEKADALEEWTPGTAILTSPVLLPGCPSKAVDPGLPPVKQEPPDPEEDKKENKDDAASESAPEEEAGGAGTPVITEIFSLGGTRFRDTAVWLPSLQGRQSGREDGCKVWETKDTLEPTSTSWNPRGWPGTHVSLSPPPASVMWVSCRRSWCPSSQS; encoded by the exons ATGGCTGAGGACTGGCTGGACTGCCCAGCCCTGGGCCCTGGCTGGAAGCGCCGAGAGGTCTTTCGCAAGTCAGGGGCCACCTGCGGGCGCTCAGACACCTATTACCAGAG CCCCACAGGAGACAAGATCCGAAGCAAAGTTGAGTTGACCCGGTACCTGGGCCCTGCGTGTGACCTCACTCTCTTTGACTTCAAACAAGGCATCTTGTGCTATCCAGCCCCAAAG GCCCATTCCTTGGTCGTCCCCAGCAAGAAGCGAAAGAAGCCTTCGAGGCCAGCCAAGACACGGAAACGTCAGGTTGGATCCCAGAAGGGTGAGGTCAAGAAGGATGCGCCGGGGGATGATACCAAAGCTGACACTGACACAGCTCCAGCTTCATTCCCTGAGCCTAG GTGCTGTGAGAACTGTGGAATCAGCTTCTCAGGCGATGGTACCCGAAGGCAGCGGCTCAAGACATTGTGCAAGGACTGCCGAG cacAGAGAATTGCCTTCAACCGGGAGCAGAGGATGTTTAAG CGTGTGGGCTGTGGAGAGTGTGCAGCCTGCCAGGTAACTGAAGACTGTGGGgcctgccccacctgcctgctGCAGCTGCCCCGTGATGTAGCCTCGGGGCTATTCTGCAAGTGTGAGCGGAGACGCTGCCTCCGGATTGTGGAAAGG AGCCGAGGGTGCGGAGTGTGCCGGGGCTGTCAGACCCAAGAGGACTGTGGCCGTTGCCAAGTCTGCCTTCGCCCTCCCCGCCCTGGTCTCAGGCGTCAGTGGAGATGTGTCCAGCGGCGCTGCCTACGG CACCTTGCTCGCCGACTTCGTCGCCGCCATCAGCGATGTCAGCGACGCCCTCCCCTGGCTGTGGCTCCCCCTGCT GGTAAACATGGTCGCCGTAGGGGAGGCTGTGACTCCAAAATGGCTGCCCAACGACGTCCCCGAGCTCAGCCACTGCCTCCGCTTCCCCCATCACAGCCCCCAGAGCCCACAGAGCTG CACCCCAGAGTCCTGGCCCCCTCGCCACCTGCTGAGTTCATCTATTACTGTGTAGACGAGGACGAGCTA AAGCGGCTGCTGCCCAGTGTCTGTTCAGAGTCCGAAGATGGGGCAGGATCACCCCCACCTTGCCCTCGTCGAAAGAGGCCTGGCTCTGCTCGACGGCCCCATCTGGGCCCCACCCTGAAGCCCCCCTTGGCTACACGCACAACCCGACCAGGCTGTGCCAAGGCTCCAATGAAACAGGAAGCAGGTGGTGGCTTTGTGCTGCCCCCACCTGGCACCGACCTTGTGTTTTTACGGGAGGGCGCAAGTAGTCCTGTGCAGGTGCCAGGCCCTGCTGCATCTTCCAAAGAAGCCCTATTGCAG GAGGCCCAGTGCTCTGGCCTGAGTTGGGTTGTGGCCTTACCCCAGGTGAAGCAAGAGAAGGCGGATGCCCTGGAAGAGTGGACACCGGGCACAGCCATCCTGACTTCTCCTGTATTGCTGCCTGGCTGCCCTAGCAAG GCAGTAGACCCAGGCCTGCCACCTGTGAAGCAAGAGCCACCTGACCCTGAGGAGGATAAGAAGGAGAACAAGGATGACGCTGCCTCTGAATCGGCcccagaggaggaggcaggaggggctggCACGCCTGTG ATCACGGAGATTTTCAGCCTGGGTGGAACCCGCTTCCGGGACACAGCAGTCTGGTTGCCAAG TCTGCAGGGCAGGCAGTCGGGAAGGGAAGATGGATGTAAAGTGTGGGAGACCAAGGACACATTGGAGCCCACGAGCACGAGCTGGAACCCACGAGGATGGCCTGGAACCCATGTCAGTCTCTCACCACCTCCAGCTTCGGTGATGTGGGTGTCCTGCAGAAGAAGCTGGTGCCCTTCCTCACAGAGTTAA
- the MBD1 gene encoding methyl-CpG-binding domain protein 1 isoform X31, translating into MAEDWLDCPALGPGWKRREVFRKSGATCGRSDTYYQSPTGDKIRSKVELTRYLGPACDLTLFDFKQGILCYPAPKAHSLVVPSKKRKKPSRPAKTRKRQVGSQKGEVKKDAPGDDTKADTDTAPASFPEPRCCENCGISFSGDGTRRQRLKTLCKDCRAQRIAFNREQRMFKRVGCGECAACQVTEDCGACPTCLLQLPRDVASGLFCKCERRRCLRIVERSRGCGVCRGCQTQEDCGRCQVCLRPPRPGLRRQWRCVQRRCLRGKHGRRRGGCDSKMAAQRRPRAQPLPPLPPSQPPEPTELHPRVLAPSPPAEFIYYCVDEDELKRLLPSVCSESEDGAGSPPPCPRRKRPGSARRPHLGPTLKPPLATRTTRPGCAKAPMKQEAGGGFVLPPPGTDLVFLREGASSPVQVPGPAASSKEALLQEAQCSGLSWVVALPQVKQEKADALEEWTPGTAILTSPVLLPGCPSKAVDPGLPPVKQEPPDPEEDKKENKDDAASESAPEEEAGGAGTPVITEIFSLGGTRFRDTAVWLPSLQGRQSGREDGCKVWETKDTLEPTSTSWNPRGWPGTHVSLSPPPASVMWVSCRRSWCPSSQS; encoded by the exons ATGGCTGAGGACTGGCTGGACTGCCCAGCCCTGGGCCCTGGCTGGAAGCGCCGAGAGGTCTTTCGCAAGTCAGGGGCCACCTGCGGGCGCTCAGACACCTATTACCAGAG CCCCACAGGAGACAAGATCCGAAGCAAAGTTGAGTTGACCCGGTACCTGGGCCCTGCGTGTGACCTCACTCTCTTTGACTTCAAACAAGGCATCTTGTGCTATCCAGCCCCAAAG GCCCATTCCTTGGTCGTCCCCAGCAAGAAGCGAAAGAAGCCTTCGAGGCCAGCCAAGACACGGAAACGTCAGGTTGGATCCCAGAAGGGTGAGGTCAAGAAGGATGCGCCGGGGGATGATACCAAAGCTGACACTGACACAGCTCCAGCTTCATTCCCTGAGCCTAG GTGCTGTGAGAACTGTGGAATCAGCTTCTCAGGCGATGGTACCCGAAGGCAGCGGCTCAAGACATTGTGCAAGGACTGCCGAG cacAGAGAATTGCCTTCAACCGGGAGCAGAGGATGTTTAAG CGTGTGGGCTGTGGAGAGTGTGCAGCCTGCCAGGTAACTGAAGACTGTGGGgcctgccccacctgcctgctGCAGCTGCCCCGTGATGTAGCCTCGGGGCTATTCTGCAAGTGTGAGCGGAGACGCTGCCTCCGGATTGTGGAAAGG AGCCGAGGGTGCGGAGTGTGCCGGGGCTGTCAGACCCAAGAGGACTGTGGCCGTTGCCAAGTCTGCCTTCGCCCTCCCCGCCCTGGTCTCAGGCGTCAGTGGAGATGTGTCCAGCGGCGCTGCCTACGG GGTAAACATGGTCGCCGTAGGGGAGGCTGTGACTCCAAAATGGCTGCCCAACGACGTCCCCGAGCTCAGCCACTGCCTCCGCTTCCCCCATCACAGCCCCCAGAGCCCACAGAGCTG CACCCCAGAGTCCTGGCCCCCTCGCCACCTGCTGAGTTCATCTATTACTGTGTAGACGAGGACGAGCTA AAGCGGCTGCTGCCCAGTGTCTGTTCAGAGTCCGAAGATGGGGCAGGATCACCCCCACCTTGCCCTCGTCGAAAGAGGCCTGGCTCTGCTCGACGGCCCCATCTGGGCCCCACCCTGAAGCCCCCCTTGGCTACACGCACAACCCGACCAGGCTGTGCCAAGGCTCCAATGAAACAGGAAGCAGGTGGTGGCTTTGTGCTGCCCCCACCTGGCACCGACCTTGTGTTTTTACGGGAGGGCGCAAGTAGTCCTGTGCAGGTGCCAGGCCCTGCTGCATCTTCCAAAGAAGCCCTATTGCAG GAGGCCCAGTGCTCTGGCCTGAGTTGGGTTGTGGCCTTACCCCAGGTGAAGCAAGAGAAGGCGGATGCCCTGGAAGAGTGGACACCGGGCACAGCCATCCTGACTTCTCCTGTATTGCTGCCTGGCTGCCCTAGCAAG GCAGTAGACCCAGGCCTGCCACCTGTGAAGCAAGAGCCACCTGACCCTGAGGAGGATAAGAAGGAGAACAAGGATGACGCTGCCTCTGAATCGGCcccagaggaggaggcaggaggggctggCACGCCTGTG ATCACGGAGATTTTCAGCCTGGGTGGAACCCGCTTCCGGGACACAGCAGTCTGGTTGCCAAG TCTGCAGGGCAGGCAGTCGGGAAGGGAAGATGGATGTAAAGTGTGGGAGACCAAGGACACATTGGAGCCCACGAGCACGAGCTGGAACCCACGAGGATGGCCTGGAACCCATGTCAGTCTCTCACCACCTCCAGCTTCGGTGATGTGGGTGTCCTGCAGAAGAAGCTGGTGCCCTTCCTCACAGAGTTAA
- the MBD1 gene encoding methyl-CpG-binding domain protein 1 isoform X3, with translation MAEDWLDCPALGPGWKRREVFRKSGATCGRSDTYYQSPTGDKIRSKVELTRYLGPACDLTLFDFKQGILCYPAPKAHSLVVPSKKRKKPSRPAKTRKRQVGSQKGEVKKDAPGDDTKADTDTAPASFPEPRCCENCGISFSGDGTRRQRLKTLCKDCRAQRIAFNREQRMFKRVGCGECAACQVTEDCGACPTCLLQLPRDVASGLFCKCERRRCLRIVERSRGCGVCRGCQTQEDCGRCQVCLRPPRPGLRRQWRCVQRRCLRHLARRLRRRHQRCQRRPPLAVAPPAGKHGRRRGGCDSKMAAQRRPRAQPLPPLPPSQPPEPTELHPRVLAPSPPAEFIYYCVDEDELQPYTNRRQNRKCGDCAACLRRTDCGRCDFCCDKPKFGGSNQKRQKCRWRQCLQFAMKRLLPSVCSESEDGAGSPPPCPRRKRPGSARRPHLGPTLKPPLATRTTRPGCAKAPMKQEAGGGFVLPPPGTDLVFLREGASSPVQVPGPAASSKEALLQEAQCSGLSWVVALPQVKQEKADALEEWTPGTAILTSPVLLPGCPSKAVDPGLPPVKQEPPDPEEDKKENKDDAASESAPEEEAGGAGTPVITEIFSLGGTRFRDTAVWLPSFGDVGVLQKKLVPFLTELNKHLAQELEKLKEDPGEGGAAAGLAAGLTAASHQRGEPADK, from the exons ATGGCTGAGGACTGGCTGGACTGCCCAGCCCTGGGCCCTGGCTGGAAGCGCCGAGAGGTCTTTCGCAAGTCAGGGGCCACCTGCGGGCGCTCAGACACCTATTACCAGAG CCCCACAGGAGACAAGATCCGAAGCAAAGTTGAGTTGACCCGGTACCTGGGCCCTGCGTGTGACCTCACTCTCTTTGACTTCAAACAAGGCATCTTGTGCTATCCAGCCCCAAAG GCCCATTCCTTGGTCGTCCCCAGCAAGAAGCGAAAGAAGCCTTCGAGGCCAGCCAAGACACGGAAACGTCAGGTTGGATCCCAGAAGGGTGAGGTCAAGAAGGATGCGCCGGGGGATGATACCAAAGCTGACACTGACACAGCTCCAGCTTCATTCCCTGAGCCTAG GTGCTGTGAGAACTGTGGAATCAGCTTCTCAGGCGATGGTACCCGAAGGCAGCGGCTCAAGACATTGTGCAAGGACTGCCGAG cacAGAGAATTGCCTTCAACCGGGAGCAGAGGATGTTTAAG CGTGTGGGCTGTGGAGAGTGTGCAGCCTGCCAGGTAACTGAAGACTGTGGGgcctgccccacctgcctgctGCAGCTGCCCCGTGATGTAGCCTCGGGGCTATTCTGCAAGTGTGAGCGGAGACGCTGCCTCCGGATTGTGGAAAGG AGCCGAGGGTGCGGAGTGTGCCGGGGCTGTCAGACCCAAGAGGACTGTGGCCGTTGCCAAGTCTGCCTTCGCCCTCCCCGCCCTGGTCTCAGGCGTCAGTGGAGATGTGTCCAGCGGCGCTGCCTACGG CACCTTGCTCGCCGACTTCGTCGCCGCCATCAGCGATGTCAGCGACGCCCTCCCCTGGCTGTGGCTCCCCCTGCT GGTAAACATGGTCGCCGTAGGGGAGGCTGTGACTCCAAAATGGCTGCCCAACGACGTCCCCGAGCTCAGCCACTGCCTCCGCTTCCCCCATCACAGCCCCCAGAGCCCACAGAGCTG CACCCCAGAGTCCTGGCCCCCTCGCCACCTGCTGAGTTCATCTATTACTGTGTAGACGAGGACGAGCTA CAGCCCTACACGAACCGCCGGCAGAACCGCAAGTGCGGGGACTGTGCAGCCTGCCTACGGCGGACGGACTGTGGCCGCTGCGACTTCTGCTGCGACAAGCCCAAATTCGGGGGCAGCAACCAGAAGCGCCAGAAGTGTCGTTGGCGCCAGTGCCTGCAGTTTGCCATG AAGCGGCTGCTGCCCAGTGTCTGTTCAGAGTCCGAAGATGGGGCAGGATCACCCCCACCTTGCCCTCGTCGAAAGAGGCCTGGCTCTGCTCGACGGCCCCATCTGGGCCCCACCCTGAAGCCCCCCTTGGCTACACGCACAACCCGACCAGGCTGTGCCAAGGCTCCAATGAAACAGGAAGCAGGTGGTGGCTTTGTGCTGCCCCCACCTGGCACCGACCTTGTGTTTTTACGGGAGGGCGCAAGTAGTCCTGTGCAGGTGCCAGGCCCTGCTGCATCTTCCAAAGAAGCCCTATTGCAG GAGGCCCAGTGCTCTGGCCTGAGTTGGGTTGTGGCCTTACCCCAGGTGAAGCAAGAGAAGGCGGATGCCCTGGAAGAGTGGACACCGGGCACAGCCATCCTGACTTCTCCTGTATTGCTGCCTGGCTGCCCTAGCAAG GCAGTAGACCCAGGCCTGCCACCTGTGAAGCAAGAGCCACCTGACCCTGAGGAGGATAAGAAGGAGAACAAGGATGACGCTGCCTCTGAATCGGCcccagaggaggaggcaggaggggctggCACGCCTGTG ATCACGGAGATTTTCAGCCTGGGTGGAACCCGCTTCCGGGACACAGCAGTCTGGTTGCCAAG CTTCGGTGATGTGGGTGTCCTGCAGAAGAAGCTGGTGCCCTTCCTCACAGAGTTAAATAAGCATCTGGCCCAGGAATTAGAGAAGCTGAAGGAAGATCCCGGGGAAGGTGGAGCAGCTGCAGGCCTGGCTGCAGGCCTAACTGCTGCCTCACACCAACGAGGTGAGCCAGCAGATAAATGA
- the MBD1 gene encoding methyl-CpG-binding domain protein 1 isoform X9, which translates to MAEDWLDCPALGPGWKRREVFRKSGATCGRSDTYYQSPTGDKIRSKVELTRYLGPACDLTLFDFKQGILCYPAPKAHSLVVPSKKRKKPSRPAKTRKRQVGSQKGEVKKDAPGDDTKADTDTAPASFPEPRCCENCGISFSGDGTRRQRLKTLCKDCRAQRIAFNREQRMFKRVGCGECAACQVTEDCGACPTCLLQLPRDVASGLFCKCERRRCLRIVERSRGCGVCRGCQTQEDCGRCQVCLRPPRPGLRRQWRCVQRRCLRGKHGRRRGGCDSKMAAQRRPRAQPLPPLPPSQPPEPTELHPRVLAPSPPAEFIYYCVDEDELPYTNRRQNRKCGDCAACLRRTDCGRCDFCCDKPKFGGSNQKRQKCRWRQCLQFAMKRLLPSVCSESEDGAGSPPPCPRRKRPGSARRPHLGPTLKPPLATRTTRPGCAKAPMKQEAGGGFVLPPPGTDLVFLREGASSPVQVPGPAASSKEALLQEAQCSGLSWVVALPQVKQEKADALEEWTPGTAILTSPVLLPGCPSKAVDPGLPPVKQEPPDPEEDKKENKDDAASESAPEEEAGGAGTPVITEIFSLGGTRFRDTAVWLPSLQGRQSGREDGCKVWETKDTLEPTSTSWNPRGWPGTHVSLSPPPASVMWVSCRRSWCPSSQS; encoded by the exons ATGGCTGAGGACTGGCTGGACTGCCCAGCCCTGGGCCCTGGCTGGAAGCGCCGAGAGGTCTTTCGCAAGTCAGGGGCCACCTGCGGGCGCTCAGACACCTATTACCAGAG CCCCACAGGAGACAAGATCCGAAGCAAAGTTGAGTTGACCCGGTACCTGGGCCCTGCGTGTGACCTCACTCTCTTTGACTTCAAACAAGGCATCTTGTGCTATCCAGCCCCAAAG GCCCATTCCTTGGTCGTCCCCAGCAAGAAGCGAAAGAAGCCTTCGAGGCCAGCCAAGACACGGAAACGTCAGGTTGGATCCCAGAAGGGTGAGGTCAAGAAGGATGCGCCGGGGGATGATACCAAAGCTGACACTGACACAGCTCCAGCTTCATTCCCTGAGCCTAG GTGCTGTGAGAACTGTGGAATCAGCTTCTCAGGCGATGGTACCCGAAGGCAGCGGCTCAAGACATTGTGCAAGGACTGCCGAG cacAGAGAATTGCCTTCAACCGGGAGCAGAGGATGTTTAAG CGTGTGGGCTGTGGAGAGTGTGCAGCCTGCCAGGTAACTGAAGACTGTGGGgcctgccccacctgcctgctGCAGCTGCCCCGTGATGTAGCCTCGGGGCTATTCTGCAAGTGTGAGCGGAGACGCTGCCTCCGGATTGTGGAAAGG AGCCGAGGGTGCGGAGTGTGCCGGGGCTGTCAGACCCAAGAGGACTGTGGCCGTTGCCAAGTCTGCCTTCGCCCTCCCCGCCCTGGTCTCAGGCGTCAGTGGAGATGTGTCCAGCGGCGCTGCCTACGG GGTAAACATGGTCGCCGTAGGGGAGGCTGTGACTCCAAAATGGCTGCCCAACGACGTCCCCGAGCTCAGCCACTGCCTCCGCTTCCCCCATCACAGCCCCCAGAGCCCACAGAGCTG CACCCCAGAGTCCTGGCCCCCTCGCCACCTGCTGAGTTCATCTATTACTGTGTAGACGAGGACGAGCTA CCCTACACGAACCGCCGGCAGAACCGCAAGTGCGGGGACTGTGCAGCCTGCCTACGGCGGACGGACTGTGGCCGCTGCGACTTCTGCTGCGACAAGCCCAAATTCGGGGGCAGCAACCAGAAGCGCCAGAAGTGTCGTTGGCGCCAGTGCCTGCAGTTTGCCATG AAGCGGCTGCTGCCCAGTGTCTGTTCAGAGTCCGAAGATGGGGCAGGATCACCCCCACCTTGCCCTCGTCGAAAGAGGCCTGGCTCTGCTCGACGGCCCCATCTGGGCCCCACCCTGAAGCCCCCCTTGGCTACACGCACAACCCGACCAGGCTGTGCCAAGGCTCCAATGAAACAGGAAGCAGGTGGTGGCTTTGTGCTGCCCCCACCTGGCACCGACCTTGTGTTTTTACGGGAGGGCGCAAGTAGTCCTGTGCAGGTGCCAGGCCCTGCTGCATCTTCCAAAGAAGCCCTATTGCAG GAGGCCCAGTGCTCTGGCCTGAGTTGGGTTGTGGCCTTACCCCAGGTGAAGCAAGAGAAGGCGGATGCCCTGGAAGAGTGGACACCGGGCACAGCCATCCTGACTTCTCCTGTATTGCTGCCTGGCTGCCCTAGCAAG GCAGTAGACCCAGGCCTGCCACCTGTGAAGCAAGAGCCACCTGACCCTGAGGAGGATAAGAAGGAGAACAAGGATGACGCTGCCTCTGAATCGGCcccagaggaggaggcaggaggggctggCACGCCTGTG ATCACGGAGATTTTCAGCCTGGGTGGAACCCGCTTCCGGGACACAGCAGTCTGGTTGCCAAG TCTGCAGGGCAGGCAGTCGGGAAGGGAAGATGGATGTAAAGTGTGGGAGACCAAGGACACATTGGAGCCCACGAGCACGAGCTGGAACCCACGAGGATGGCCTGGAACCCATGTCAGTCTCTCACCACCTCCAGCTTCGGTGATGTGGGTGTCCTGCAGAAGAAGCTGGTGCCCTTCCTCACAGAGTTAA